The DNA region TGTCTCTGGATGAGGGTGCAGCTCCACTCGGGCCGCCTCCATCTGGACTTTGTGCCAACGCCGATCCCGCCATAACGGAGAGAGCGGCTGCGCTTGTGCAAATGAGCAAGGTTGTCTTTTTCATTTTGATGCTCCTGAGCCGAATCCCCGACGTGGAGCACAACATGCGAAACACAACGCTGTTCCAGCGATTCGACTGCGGCCTGCGCTTCCCCTGTTCAGGATGGAATTTATTTTGGCCGTAGGAACTTTGCCGCCATTGCTCATGTTTTGCAGAAACACAACAGGAGAAAACGGCTATGGCCAATAACGACCCGAACCGCCGACAGAGCGGTCAGAACGAGCGCGACCGCCAGCAGGACCAGCAGGGCGGCCAAAAGCAAACCGACGAACAGCGGCAGGCGGAAGAGCGCCGCCGGCAACAGCAAGGAGGCCAAGGCGGTCGCGACAGGCAGCAGGGCGGGGACCAGGACCCCGGCGGTCAGCGATAGGAGACAAAGATAGGGCGACGGTTGCGTCGCCCTATCTATGTTCCTGGACGCAAATGGTTCGAAATCAATTCAGGCTTGGTTAGAATGCAAGACGCTGACTCCACCCCTAAAGACCCGAAGGACTTGTCTGACTCCGGCATCGCCGCAGAGCTCGGTCAGGAGGCACTCGACGATATCAAAGCGACCGCCAGGGACGTTGCGGATAGAGTATCGGAGGTCGCATCAGAAACCGCCGAAAACATTTCACATACGGCTGAGGTTGCTTACGAGCGTCCTGCCGACTTTATCGAATACGTCTTCAGATCGACCAAGCGCTTTGCAAGGCAACGCCCGCTCGATGCCG from Hyphomicrobium sp. CS1GBMeth3 includes:
- a CDS encoding DUF883 C-terminal domain-containing protein, encoding MQDADSTPKDPKDLSDSGIAAELGQEALDDIKATARDVADRVSEVASETAENISHTAEVAYERPADFIEYVFRSTKRFARQRPLDAVVIAAGVAFVVGALSQVGRR